ACGACCTCAAAAGCCTTCTTTACGCCAGCCTCCCTGAACTCGAGGGTTATTGGAGCGGTCGACCTGATGCTGAGCTCAAAACCGTCCAGGACGAGCTTCTGCTGGCTCTTTAGCTTCTCAAGCTCCATGGCCGCGGCATGGTTTTCAGGGTTGAGGTCGATAGCCCGCTTGAATGCGGCCTTCGCGTCGCGCTCCTTTCCATTCGTAAGCGCCTCTAGCCCCTTCCCATAATAATAGAGGGAATCCATGACGCGGCGGGTCCGGTTCATGGAGGCGCGTGACTTCTCAAGCGACGGCTCAAGGAGAAGGGCGGCCTGGAACTCAAGTAGCGCGGCCTCATGATTGCCCTTCTCAAGGTGTTCCTCGCCTCTATGATGGTGTATCTGGGCGGCCTCGAACTTCGCCTTGTGATACTTGAGCCTGAAGCTTAGATCGGCTGGGTCCTTCTGATAGAGGTCGCGGTAGATAAGGACTGCCTCGTCCCACTGGCCTAAAGATGCCAGTTTATCAGCATCCCTCGCCATCAGCGCGGATGAACATCCGGTTGTCAAAACAAGGCTGATTATCAGCAGAGTCGCTTTGAACATCAAGTTTAACCAACTACAAAAAATTAGGTCCTCAAAAAAACTCAGTTTCATTCTATTTACCACATATTATAGTTCAAGTCTCTAATCCATATTTTCCCGTACGCCGCTCCTGTTGAAAAGGGCGTTTTGAGCTTAAGCCGCGCTATTGCACCGTTATGAAGTAGAGGGGGACCTTGCCATAAGACTCTACGATGCGGCCCTTTTGGCTCTCGTCAGGGGCTGCCTGAAGGCTGCTCAGCTCAAACGCGAGGGGGTCGCCTTTTGGATTTTGCGCCGTTTCCGCCCATGAATTCCCGGCGATAAAAACCAGGATGAAAATCCCCCAGAAAAGTCCGATACGCCAGCGTGCCATCGAATCCCCCATAAAACGAAAGAATTTGAGAAACAAAAAAGCCTTCACGGCAGGAATTGGATTCCCACCAGGAAGGCGCCATTGCCCTTAAATCCAGAAAGCCGCCATGACTTCTCGGTTTTTTTATTTTGAATACCTAGGGTTATTTGGAAAAAGCCGTTCTCGAAAAGCTGAGCTTATCGGCATATTGATCATACAAGATGCTGCGAATGGCATTCCGCCAAAATGACGGAAGGGTCCGCTTTTTTTTGGGGCAAGCCGGAATAAAGGCGTACCGTCTTATACATAATGCATCAAAATTTGTCAATACCGTTTTGCGCTCTTTTCACCTGCTTTCATAAAACACAAGCCGAACGTGAATACAATACAGAAGAGTTGAATAGATTTAATTCACCTATAAAAACAGCGTGATAGCATTGCATTGGAATGCCGGACATAACATGTTTGCTTCAAACTCTCCTGTCAGGCGACCTCATCGTGCCTTAAACGCAGCGATTAATCTGTGTTTACAGGTTTATCGCTTAATTATTACAGCACGCAGGGCTTTTTACGCGCTTTTAGCATCTGCCCCCGTCAGCTTTAATCCTGAAAACTCCGGAAAAGCCGGCCTTCTTGACGCTGCCATCGGCCCTGTGATACTTGAAATAGGACGAATTTGGTTCAAATTTTCTTTTTGCATGGTTTGCGCGAAAAATCCGCTACGCCATGCCCAAGGAGGTGCGACATGGAAGCCCGCAAGTTCAATATCGAGGACATAGAAGAGGAGAATCTTTCGAAGTTCGACGACCTGGACTACAACGTCTTTTCCGGCCAGAAATGGGACCAGTTCCGGAGGAGCCACCACAAGGACATTGTCGTGCACTGGCCCGACGGCCGCGAGACCAGGGGCCTCGACGTGCACATAAAGGACCTTAAGGAGATGTTCGTCTACGCGCCTGATACGCACATAAAGGAGCACCCCATAAGGATCGCCCAGGGCGAATTGACGGCCGTGATGGGCATAATGGAGGGCACCTTCTCAAAGCCGATGCCGGTCGGGAACGGCCAGACAATACAGCCGACCGGAAAGTCTTTCAGGCTTTCAATGGCGACCATCGGGCGCTGGAAGGACGGCGTGATGGTCGAGGAGTGGCTCTTCTGGGACAATAAGGCGTTCATGAAGCAGATAGGTCTTCTGGAGTAGGCCGAAAAACCAGCTTCTGGATGAACCACAGGCAGCAAGCCGCGGGGTATCGCACCCAAATCCCCTCCCCATTGACAGGGGAGGGTTTTATATCCTTCCTGTAGCAAACTACGGGAATTCTCAAGTTAAGCGCGGAATATCGATGCCGCTATTGCTACCAGGGCGGAAGGTCAGACAGCCATTTTCCTGCGGTGCACATGGAAGCGTTTCCATAAGAAAACCGGCATGGATACCGAGACCACGAGAGCGGCCTCGATCGCCCAGCGGATGAGCGCCTTCCAGGCTGTAACCCAGTCTCCCGCGACTACTCCCATGCTCACGAGCGCGGCCGTGGGGATAAGCGCAAGCCCGATCATCACGCCGGCAGTAAGTATCGAGCGGTGCGAGGCTATGAGGATCGCGCCGGCCGCGCTTGCCGCCGCGGAAATGATCAGCGACGAAAAAGACGGCGTAGTCCAGTACGAGACAAGCCTCCCGGCCCCGATGTAATATTCGCCTCCTGAAAGAAGCGTCGCGCCCTTTACGCCGATCGTTATCGCGCCCAGGAACGCGCCCGCAAGGAGGGCCGCGTATCCGAGCGCCACGCTCCTTAGCCCCCGCCTCCATGCGCCGGACCTTGCGACGATCCCGAGAGTTATGCGGATAAAAGGCTCGAACCCCGGCGCAATGACCATTGCCGCAAGGACGAGGTGGAGCGTGCCGGTCGAGATCCCCGCGGCGGTAATGAAACCCGCTATGGCCATGAGGCCCAGCACATTCGGCGTGGGGCTGGACTCGCTTACGAGCGTTGCTTCCATCTCCTCCCATGCGGCCTCGCTCGAATCGCGCACCACCTCGTGATTGAAATCCCTTGAAATGACGCTTACGGGCACGCTCGATGAAATGTGAGCGTCCGGGCCGCCCGTCAGGCCGTGCTCGTCAAGAAGGCGCATCAGGTCGGGCAGATTCCGGTTCAAAACCTCTATGGATAGCGCGTCTCCCGGCGGTTTTATGCTCGAGGCGCGGCTCGCCTGGACGCTCATCACCCCCTTGGCCGCGAGCAGGGCCTTTAGAAGGGCATTAGTTTTATCCGGAGAGAGGATTATGTTGATTCGTCGGGCCATTTCATCCTGCCTTGTTCAGGTGCTTTTATGATTATACCCGAGCAAAGCCGCCCATCTGGGCATCGCTTCCTATTCTCTTCAAAAAGCCTTCATTCCATGTTACATTGTGCCCCATGCCGCTATCCTTAAATGAGATAAAAGACCGCGCGCTCGCCTTTTCTCGCGAATGGACTGGGGAACGCTCGGAAAAGGCCGAGGCGCAGACCTTCTGGAACGAGTTCTTCAATGTCTTCGGCGTCTCGAGGAGGCGTATCGCCAGCTTCGAGGAGCCGGTGCGCCGCGCGCGCACAAAATTCGAGGCCAAAGGGGGCCGGGGCGGGTTCATAGACCTCTTCTGGCGCGGGATGCTCATCGCCGAGCACAAGTCCCTGGGCCGCGACCTCGACTCTGCCTACAAGCAGGCGCTCGAGTATTTCGACGGGCTCGCCGAGCGCGACCTCCCGCGCTATATCATCGTCTCGGACTTCGCGCGCATACGTCTTTACGACCTCGATTCCGGGACGCAGGACGAGTTCCCCCTTAAAGACCTCTACCGGAACGTCAGGCTTTTCGGGTTTATCGCCGGGTATACCACGCAGCGGATAACGGCGCAGGACCCGGTCAACATAAAGGCCGCGGAGCGCATGGGCAAGCTCCACGACCGCCTCCGCTCCGCCGGGTACACCGGGCACGCCCTTGAGGTGCTCCTTGTCCGCCTCCTCTTCTGCCTTTTCGCGGAGGACACGTCCCTTTTCGAGCCGCGCGGCTCGTTCCGCGACTTCCTTGAGAACAGCACGCGCGAGGACGGCTCAGACCTCGGGCCCCGGCTCATGCATCTTTTCCAGGTGCTCAACACCCCTGAAAACAGCCGCCAGTCGAACCTCGACGAGGCCCTCGCGGCCTTCCCGTACGTGAACGGCAAATTATTCGAGGAGGCTCTGCCCATCCCGGCCTGCGACAGCGCCATGCGGGACCTCCTTCTCGACTGCTGCGCGCTCGACTGGGGGAAGATTTCCCCCGCCATCTTCGGCGCTCTCTTCCAGTGCGTAATGGACGAGGAGGGCTCGGCCCGCCGCCGGAACCTCGGCGCGCACTATACGAGCGAGGAGAACATCCTTAAGCTCATAAACCCGCTCTTCCTCGACGGCCTCCGGGCCGAGTTCGACTCCGCGAAGCGGAGCGCGAACAAGCTGTTCACGCTCCTTAAAAAGATATCGGGGCTCAAGCTCCTCGACCCGGCCTGCGGGTGCGGCAACTTCCTCGTCATAGCTTACAGGGAACTAAGGGAGCTTGAGCTTGAGATACTCAGGGCCGCGCGCGCTACCGGCCAGAGGCACCTCGACATATTCCAGCTCGTTCAGGTGAACGTAAACCAGTTCCACGGCATCGAGATAGAGGAGTTCCCGGCCCAGATTGCGCAGGTGGCGCTCTGGCTCACCGACCACCAGATGAACATGAAAGTCTCGGAGGAGTTCGGGCAGTATTTCCGGAGGCTCCCTCTAATCGACTCTGCCGAGATACGCTGCGGCAACGCCCTCCGCATGGACTGGAACGAGGTCATATCAGCGGAACAGGTGGATTACATTCTCGGCAACCCGCCGTTTGTGGGGAAAAAGGAACAAAGTAATGAACAAAAATCGGACATGTCTCTTGTCTTTTCAGGGATTAAGGGAACTGGCGTCCTCGATTATGTTTCGGCATGGTATCTAAAGGCGGTGAAGTATATCCGGGGAGACGAAAAAACAAACGATACACTTGAATCCATAGCAGGAGCGCACAAACCGCCGAGGGACAGGGTAAAGGCCGCGTTTGTCTCTACCAACTCCATCACGCAGGGCGAGCAGGTCGGCGTGCTGTGGACTGAGCTCCTCAGGCTCGGGGTCAAGATCCATTTCGCCCACCGCACCTTTCAATGGAGCAACGAGGCGCGCGGCAAGGCCGCCGTGCATTGCGTGATAATCGGCTTTGCCCTGCACGATACTTACCATAAAGTCATTTACGATTATGAAAGCATCAGGGGCGATGCGCATGCGCTGGAGGCGAAAAATATAAACCCCTATATTGTAGATGCGCCGGACATGGTCCTGCCTTCCAGACGCAGCCCGATCTGTAATGTACCGGAAATAATGGAAGGAAGCGCCCTAATCGACGATGGCCACTTTTTATTGTCCGAAAAAGACCGCGATTCCTTGCTGAAGCAATATCCTTTCATTTCCCAATGGATAAGGCCCTTTGTATGGGGTGACGGGTTCATCAACAACGAGAAACGTTTTTGTTTCTGGCTAAATGACGCCGATGTAACATTGCTTCGCTCGGTAAAGCCCGTTATAGAACGCATAGAAGCTGTCAAAGAGTTTCGCACCGCGAGTAACAGGCCGGCAACAAAGGCGTTAGCCTTGACACCTACATTGTTTGGAGAAATCAGGCAACCGACAAAAAAATACATATTTCTCCCGAAGACCTCATCTGAGCGACGCGCCTATATACCCATCGGGTTTCTTTCCCCAAGTAACGTGTTGAATAATACGAGCCTGGCAATCGAAGGAGGCACCCTCTTCCACTTCGGCGTGCTGTCTTCAGTGATGCACATGGCCTGGATGCGTTATGTGGCAGGTCGCCTGAAAAACGATTATCGCTATTCCGGCCAGATCGTCTATAACAACTTCCCCTGGCCGGACGCGCCCGCTGAGAAGCAGAAGGCGGCAATAGAGGCCGCCGCTCAGGGGGTGTTGGACGCGCGCGCGGCCCACCCCGAGGCCTCGCTCGCGGACCTCTACGACCCCATAGCCATGCCGCCGGACCTGAGGCGCGCCCACCAGGCCCTTGACAGGGCCGTTGACGCGGCCTACGGCAAAAAGGGCTTCTCATCAGACGCCGAGCGGGTCGCCTTCCTCTTCGAGCTTTATCACAAGTACACGAGCCTCTTCCCTGCCCCGGCCAAGCCTAAAAAACGGAAGAAACTTACACCGTCCTTCGCCTGAGCAAGCCTGAAAATAAAAGAAGGGCCTATCCGTTCGGATCGGCCCTTCTTTATTCTGGTCGGGGCGAGAGGATTCGAACCTCCGACCACTAGCACCCCATGCTAGTGCGCTACCAGGCTGCGCTACGCCCCGAAAATCGTTTCAATTTTTAAGGGGGCCTGCGGCCCCCGTACGATTCAGACAGATAATCTTAGCACACAGTTTCAAGCCTTTCCAGAAAAAACCCCGGGGAATTTCCTCAGGCCAGCATCTTTCTTATGGACGCAAGCTCCTTCTGGATGGCCTTCAACGCGCCGTGGACCTTCTTTTCCGAAAATACCAGGTCGAGCTGCTTGGCGCGCTCGGCCTGTATCTCCTTGATCTTCTTCTTCGCCCCTTCGAGCGTGAAGCCTTCCTTGTAAAGAAGCCGCTTTATGTCGAGGATCAGCTCGATGTCCCGCCTGCTATAGACCCTCTGCTTGGTGAGGGACTTCTTCGGGCTTATTATCCTGAACTCGCTCTCCCAGTACCTGAGGACGTAGGGCTTTACTTTAGTAATGCTTGCGACTTCGCCGATCTTGAAATAGAGCTTTTCCGGTATCTGCGTCATCAGGGCCTACGGGGGTTCTCTTCAACTGGGTATCGCGAAAGCTTTCGTGCGCTCACGTTCACGCGGCCTTCGGGCCGCGGCTCAAAAACCGCTTGGAAACGAGCTCTACGGCTATACTGCCGCTGTCGGCGTCTGTGCCGGGGCGCCCTGGTTTATGGCCTTCTTAAGGAGCTGGCTCGCCTTGAAGGTCATGACCCTGCGCTCTTCTATGGTGATTTCGCTGCCGGTCTGGGGGTTTCTGCCCCTCCTGGCCCTCTTCTGGCGGATGGTAAAATTGCCGAAGCCGGAGATCTTGACCTTCTCGCCACTCTCAAGCGTGGTCTTGATGGTCTCGAAAATCTCCTCGATTACGGTGGATACGTCCTTCTTTGAAAAGCCTACCTTCTCGAAGACAATCTCTACGATATCCGCCTTGGTCATGGTAAAACCTCCTCTTAAAAGCGGGACTGAATGGTGAGCATCATCATGAAACCCGGATTTCCGCCTTGAACCTCTCGGAAAGCATCTTTAGTACCTTGCCGTGCGTGTCTTCGACTTCCTGGTCGGTAAGGGTCCTCTCCCTTGACCTGTAGGTAACGCGGACCGCGAGACTCCTTGTACCGGAAGGTATGTTCCGGCCATAGTATACATCAAACAATTCAACCGTTTCAATAGTTTTCAGGTCAATTTTTCTGATAGCTTCGTAGATGTCCCCGAACGGCACGTCTTCGGAGAGGATGAAGGCTATGTCCCTTGCCGACTCCGGAAACCTGGGGAGTTCCCTGTATTTTTTCCCCTTGCCGGACGATTTCTCGATGGGCTCGATCTCCAGCTCGAAAACGTAAGCCGGCTTCCGGAGGCCGTAGCGGCCCCAGAGGTCCGGGTGCAGCTCGCCTAAAATTCCGGCGTGCTTGCCGCTGATTTTAAGGGCGGCGGTCTTACCCGGATGGAGGAGCGGGTGCCCTGCGGCTTCGAAACGTGCCCCTTCGACCCCCAGCCCTTCGAGCATGCGCTCAATAACCCCTTTTACATCAAAGAAATCGACCGTGTCCTTCGGATAGCTCCATCCCGGCTCGTAGCGGTTTCCGTAGAGGAGCCCCGCTATCTTCCATGTTTCACCGGGCAGGCCGTCGCCGGGAACGAACGCCGGGGCTATCTCGAATATCCTCAAGTCCTCGCGCTTCCACGCGAGGTTCCGGGCCATGTTCTCAAGAAGCGACGGAATGAGGCCCGTCCTCATGACCGTCTGCTCCTCGGTGAGCGGGTTAAGAAGCTCGACACCCTTCACCGCTTCCCCCCCGGCCATGGCGAATAGATCCCTTGAGATGAAGCTATAGTTCATGACCTCGGTGAACCCGGAGCCGGAGAGGAGGCTTCTTATGCTTCGCCTTAGGGCCGTAGGCTCCCCGGTCTCGCCAGGGGAAACGGCCGCTATCGGCAGTGTCGTCGGTATATTATTATATCCGAAAATCCTGGCGACCTCCTCCATGAGGTCTATCTCGGTCGTCAGGTCCATCCTGTAGGACGGCGGGGCCGCGCTTATTACTCCCGGCGATGTTTCGCGGGCCGATATGCCGAGCCTGCCCAGGATATTCAGCGCCTCTTCAGTCCTGACGCCAACGCCGAGTATCCTGGAGGCCCTTTCGGTCCTGAAGGTTATCCCGGCCGGTGCATACTTTCCCGGATATATGTCTATGGAGCCTTTGGCGGCCTGTCCTCCGGCGAGCTTGAGGACAAGGCTCGCGGCCATGTCCAGCGCCCTCGTGACCCCTTCGATATCGACCCCCCTCTCGAACCTGTAGGAGGATTCGGTCGAGAGGGCGTGTTTCCTTGAAGCCCTCCTTACGCTCGAAGGCTCGAACCACGCGCTCTCGATGAGGATGCGCTTCGTGGAGCCGGTCACTTCGCTTCCGCTCCCGCCCATTACGCCGGCAAGGGCGACCGGGCCTTTGGAGTCGGCTATGACGAGCATCGAGGCGTCGAGGTTACGGGTCTTGCCGTCTATAGTCTCGATAGTCTCGCCTTCCCTGGCGGGCCTTACATTTATTACGGCCCCGTTCAATTTATCAAGGTCGAATGCGTGGAGGGGCTGGCCTGTCTCAAGGAGGACGAGGTTCGTAACATCCACGACATTATTTATCGACCTTACGCCGTGGGCTTCGAGCCTTGCCTTTATATCATCGGGCGAGGGGCCTATCTGAACGCCCTCGACCACCCTTGCCGCGTACCTCCTGCAGGGCGCGTCTTTTTCGATGGAGACGGAGGCGCACTCCCCTATGGGCCTACCGGCCTCGTCTACCTTGAACTCCTTGTCCTTGAAGGCGGCTCCGGTGACTGCGGCCGCCTCCCTCGCCATGCCCCTTATGGAGAGGAGGTCCGCCCTGTTCGGGGTTATCCCGGCCTCCATCATGAAATCAGCGCCCAATATCGTCCGGAAGTCCACGCCGAGAGGCGCGTCCTCCGGAAGGATCATTATACCCTCTGAGGTGTCCTTTAGCCCGAGCTCCACCTCGGAGCACATCATGCCCTGCGATTCCACACCCCGTATCTTGGACTTCTTTATCTTGAAGCCGCCCGGAAGCTCCGCGCCGGGTAGCGCCAGGGCGACCTTGTCGCCGGGCTTCATGTTCTTCGCGCCGCAAACGATGGAAAGCTCTTC
This sequence is a window from Deltaproteobacteria bacterium. Protein-coding genes within it:
- the pheT gene encoding phenylalanine--tRNA ligase subunit beta encodes the protein MLFSYNWLKEYLEGAPPARELAERLTMTGTEIESVTEIGAGFTNVVTAQVLECEKHPNADKLSLCKVRTDKEELSIVCGAKNMKPGDKVALALPGAELPGGFKIKKSKIRGVESQGMMCSEVELGLKDTSEGIMILPEDAPLGVDFRTILGADFMMEAGITPNRADLLSIRGMAREAAAVTGAAFKDKEFKVDEAGRPIGECASVSIEKDAPCRRYAARVVEGVQIGPSPDDIKARLEAHGVRSINNVVDVTNLVLLETGQPLHAFDLDKLNGAVINVRPAREGETIETIDGKTRNLDASMLVIADSKGPVALAGVMGGSGSEVTGSTKRILIESAWFEPSSVRRASRKHALSTESSYRFERGVDIEGVTRALDMAASLVLKLAGGQAAKGSIDIYPGKYAPAGITFRTERASRILGVGVRTEEALNILGRLGISARETSPGVISAAPPSYRMDLTTEIDLMEEVARIFGYNNIPTTLPIAAVSPGETGEPTALRRSIRSLLSGSGFTEVMNYSFISRDLFAMAGGEAVKGVELLNPLTEEQTVMRTGLIPSLLENMARNLAWKREDLRIFEIAPAFVPGDGLPGETWKIAGLLYGNRYEPGWSYPKDTVDFFDVKGVIERMLEGLGVEGARFEAAGHPLLHPGKTAALKISGKHAGILGELHPDLWGRYGLRKPAYVFELEIEPIEKSSGKGKKYRELPRFPESARDIAFILSEDVPFGDIYEAIRKIDLKTIETVELFDVYYGRNIPSGTRSLAVRVTYRSRERTLTDQEVEDTHGKVLKMLSERFKAEIRVS
- a CDS encoding DUF389 domain-containing protein — translated: MARRINIILSPDKTNALLKALLAAKGVMSVQASRASSIKPPGDALSIEVLNRNLPDLMRLLDEHGLTGGPDAHISSSVPVSVISRDFNHEVVRDSSEAAWEEMEATLVSESSPTPNVLGLMAIAGFITAAGISTGTLHLVLAAMVIAPGFEPFIRITLGIVARSGAWRRGLRSVALGYAALLAGAFLGAITIGVKGATLLSGGEYYIGAGRLVSYWTTPSFSSLIISAAASAAGAILIASHRSILTAGVMIGLALIPTAALVSMGVVAGDWVTAWKALIRWAIEAALVVSVSMPVFLWKRFHVHRRKMAV
- a CDS encoding MerR family transcriptional regulator, whose amino-acid sequence is MMTQIPEKLYFKIGEVASITKVKPYVLRYWESEFRIISPKKSLTKQRVYSRRDIELILDIKRLLYKEGFTLEGAKKKIKEIQAERAKQLDLVFSEKKVHGALKAIQKELASIRKMLA
- a CDS encoding integration host factor subunit alpha; translated protein: MTKADIVEIVFEKVGFSKKDVSTVIEEIFETIKTTLESGEKVKISGFGNFTIRQKRARRGRNPQTGSEITIEERRVMTFKASQLLKKAINQGAPAQTPTAAV
- a CDS encoding N-6 DNA methylase; its protein translation is MPLSLNEIKDRALAFSREWTGERSEKAEAQTFWNEFFNVFGVSRRRIASFEEPVRRARTKFEAKGGRGGFIDLFWRGMLIAEHKSLGRDLDSAYKQALEYFDGLAERDLPRYIIVSDFARIRLYDLDSGTQDEFPLKDLYRNVRLFGFIAGYTTQRITAQDPVNIKAAERMGKLHDRLRSAGYTGHALEVLLVRLLFCLFAEDTSLFEPRGSFRDFLENSTREDGSDLGPRLMHLFQVLNTPENSRQSNLDEALAAFPYVNGKLFEEALPIPACDSAMRDLLLDCCALDWGKISPAIFGALFQCVMDEEGSARRRNLGAHYTSEENILKLINPLFLDGLRAEFDSAKRSANKLFTLLKKISGLKLLDPACGCGNFLVIAYRELRELELEILRAARATGQRHLDIFQLVQVNVNQFHGIEIEEFPAQIAQVALWLTDHQMNMKVSEEFGQYFRRLPLIDSAEIRCGNALRMDWNEVISAEQVDYILGNPPFVGKKEQSNEQKSDMSLVFSGIKGTGVLDYVSAWYLKAVKYIRGDEKTNDTLESIAGAHKPPRDRVKAAFVSTNSITQGEQVGVLWTELLRLGVKIHFAHRTFQWSNEARGKAAVHCVIIGFALHDTYHKVIYDYESIRGDAHALEAKNINPYIVDAPDMVLPSRRSPICNVPEIMEGSALIDDGHFLLSEKDRDSLLKQYPFISQWIRPFVWGDGFINNEKRFCFWLNDADVTLLRSVKPVIERIEAVKEFRTASNRPATKALALTPTLFGEIRQPTKKYIFLPKTSSERRAYIPIGFLSPSNVLNNTSLAIEGGTLFHFGVLSSVMHMAWMRYVAGRLKNDYRYSGQIVYNNFPWPDAPAEKQKAAIEAAAQGVLDARAAHPEASLADLYDPIAMPPDLRRAHQALDRAVDAAYGKKGFSSDAERVAFLFELYHKYTSLFPAPAKPKKRKKLTPSFA
- a CDS encoding ester cyclase, with protein sequence MEARKFNIEDIEEENLSKFDDLDYNVFSGQKWDQFRRSHHKDIVVHWPDGRETRGLDVHIKDLKEMFVYAPDTHIKEHPIRIAQGELTAVMGIMEGTFSKPMPVGNGQTIQPTGKSFRLSMATIGRWKDGVMVEEWLFWDNKAFMKQIGLLE